TATGCTTTTGGCTAAAGTTCAAGCTAAGTTCATATGGTCTCAGAAATGAcaatttggtttttgttttcatGGCTCAAAATTCCGGCAACCGACTCTCGCAGAGTGCATCGATTCAGGTAAACCTTGGAAGGGCTTTAGTATTATTACATATATGTCGATGTTTCTTACTGAAATCCTTGTACTTGTTTCAATTTCAGACTGTAGTATGCTTTCCGTTTTCAGGAGGTGTGGTTGAGCTCGGTGTGACTGATTTGGTAACTTTTTGGTTTTTGCTGTTGTTTTTGGTTTGAGGAAATTTGCTTTCCGTTTACTTAATGCTGTTATATTGATTGCTTTTTGTGTAGGTATTTGAAGATTTGAGCCTCATTCAGCGCGTTAAAACTTTGCTCTTGGATGATCCACAGCCGATTGTTTCTAAGAGATCGATTCAAGTCGATGGGATGAACAACGATCTTGCTTGTCCAGCTCTTGATCCTTTGATCCTTGCCACCAAATTGAGTCCAATATTAGGCTGTGAACAACTAGAAACGGTTTCTCCCGATGATAGTCCGGACGGCTTGGAGCCTAAGCAATCAAGAGAAGATTCATTATTGATTGAAGGGATAAATGGTGGAGCTTCTCAAGTACAAAGTTGGCAATTCATGGATGAAGAGTTCAGCAATTGTGTTCACCATTCCTTGAATTCAAGTGACTGCATATCTCAAACCATTGCGGATCATCGAAAGGTCGTTCCTCTTTGCCGGGGAGAAAATGATAATGGTTTGCAAGATGTTGAAGAGTGCAATCAGACTAAACTAACATCTTTTGATTGTCAAAACGATGATCGGCACTTCCATGAAGTTCTCTCGGCCTTATTCAAGAGCTCACACCCGTTGATTTTAGGACCACAGTTTCGAAACTCTAACAAGGAATCGAGCTTTATCAGATGGCAGAAAAATGGCTTGGTGAAGCctcaaaaagaaagagatgaaaCCCCTCAAAAGTTACTGAAGAAGATATTGTTCTTGGTTCCTCATATGCATGATAGAGGATTGATTGAATCTCCTGAAACTAATGCTGTTCGAGATGCAGCTTGGAGACCCGAAGCTGATGAAATTTGCGGAAACCATGTGTTATCGGAGAGGAAGCGGAGGGAAAAAATAAACGAACGACTTATGATGTTGAAATCACTTGTCCCTGCAAATAACAAGGTAGCTTAAATTAACACTCCCCTTAAGTTATTCAtaatttgaactttaattaGTAACTAGCTTTCTTCAATCCTTTACGCAGGCTGACAAGGTTTCTATACTAGATGTCACGATAGAATACTTACAAGCCCTCGAAAGAAGGGTTGCGGAATTGGAATCTTGCAGAAAGTCAGAAGCAAGAACGAAAATCGAGCGAACATCAGATAACTACGGCAATAACAAAACCAACAACGGAAAGAAATCGTCCCTAAGTAAAAGGAAAGCCTTTTATGTTGTTGATGAAGCTGATCAAGAGATCGGCTATGTTGCATCTAAAGACGGTTCAACAGATAAAGTTACTCTCAGTATGAACAACAAGGAGCTTCTAATCGAGTTCAAGTGTCCATGGCGAGAAGGAATTTTGCTTGAGGTAATGGATGCATTAAGCATTCTCAATTTGGATTGCCACTCAGTTCAGTCATCTACCACTGAGGGGATTCTCTCCCTGACCATAAAATCCAAGGTAAATAAAACCGAATCTGCTACCGATTCAGAACGTTCGCAAACTTTCTTATGTTGAAACAAACAAACTCTAAACAAAAGTATCTGTGGTTATTGCAGTACAAAGGATCAAGTGTTGCAAAAGCAGGACCAATCGAGCAAGCATTGCAAAGAATTGCTAGCAAGTGTTGAAGCTATTTGTTCTAGATTTTACCAGTTTCTTTTGTAAGATCCCATGTCATAAGGTGCCAGAAGCAAGAAGATTGATCCTGCATGCTAGTAGTAAAAGTAAAGGCAATTAAACCTTGTTTGGAGCCTTGTAACAAAGCTTGACCAAGGACATCAATCTTTTTCACCATGCATTAACTTTGAGAAATATCAACTTTTCCTTGCAACTGTAACAGGAAAACAGCTTTGAGCCTTGTTTGAACATGGAAACAGGATTGGTAGGGGTTCGAATTTCAACAACTATGGTATAATAATGGTATTAATCTAGGTTTCCATGATCTCATTTGAGGAAGTTGGCTTTACACTTTATGTTGGTAATGGTGTTCCCATTTTCCTTACTTATAGCTTTATTGCTTCTGATATGATGAAGCccgtttctttctttctttttctgacAACCCACCTAATGGGGGTGCGTTATATTATTTTAGCTCAcatgggatttttttttctagcaTTGGGTAATGATGTGggtataaaaattttctaaataaatttttttaaagctaAAAAGAATAGAACAAAAGTGTAGACTCACAAGGTTGGAAAGACACAACACCAAGCAAACTTGATCAACATCATAATGAAACACACCTAGAGAGAAGATACTTACTTAGAATTCATAAAGTAGCAGCCTAACCGTAATAAtctgaataaaaattttatttaataaatagtgattaataaaataaaaataattagtataaatttaaaaagatgtgtaaaaattcttataaaaaataaGACCTCTAAAATAGGCAAAAAGTTCTCTTTCCTTGTACCACAAACAAGTCGTGTGATTAACGTGACTAAAACATGTAAACATGTGAAAATAATAGTAATCCTaccaaacataacataaatGCAATAATAGAGTATAGCCTATAAATgctaaaaatcaaaattgtataCATTCTGTAAGTGCTCTAATCAGTTAGTCACGAATGTACTTTATTCTCAAAAGTATAAGCTAAAACCCCAGactatataattaaataacgAGATGAATAACCACTATGTTACGCTTAGTTATTATAATTGCTATAGTAATTACCCAAATACTATTTCTTCTACTAATATAGAAAAATCCCCTCAAAACATTCACATGCTAGAATTcgattaataaaattcaacttggttaaaaaataaaaaagaaattcaacTTAGGTTTAACCAAATAGTGACTTCTCTTGGGCCAAGAAAGTGAAGTATTTTTCTAGCTTTAAACAAGGTAAGAAGAGGGAGCAGAGCACGATTGGGCAGgtaaaaacaaagtaaaaaaagtgttaagtttaaaaatgaacaaaaaagaccaagaaaaaaaagaaaaaggctgACAAAGTTTGCAAAGACATGacaaattttagggttttaatatATGTAAGTTGACAGGAACCAGTTCACCCCCTAGCAatagtctttaatttttttattctctctttctttttgaaGGCTTTGATGAGTTTTAAAGtgcaccttttttttttccccctcATTTCCAATAACTCAATTACCTTTTCCACCGAAAATATTGTTGAACCTTTGCTTTGTTACTGCCAAGATTTGGTGGTCACTGGTCAGTATCTCCCCCTGCCCTAACCTgttcattcaaataaaaacaaaagcatCTTAAATTCTGTAACTGAAGGAATAGTCAAAACATAGTGAAGTTGATTACCAGGaaaactataataattcaaGATTGCTTTGCATTGCAGTGAAGTGTGGGGACCTTGAAATGAAGGGGTTTTATAGTGTAGTTAATCATGGCTATTCATCATTCCCTACAAATTCCACTACAAAAAGTTACTCTCAATCTTTAGTTATATCTAACCAGTTAGTTTAGTCTTAATTCAATGTTTATCACTAAATAAGGGTTCAGTCAGATCTTATGAAAGCATTTGTCAGGCACCTAAGCTGGCAGCAGCAAGCATCCCAATCAAAATCCCAAGCCATATTTGACCAAACAGGGTCCAATTGGGACCCAACAATCCTTTCATGATACCCTATCGTAACTCTCAAAAAGGGTATTAATACTTTAGTTTGTATGAAGGCAAGAGAACAAAAACAATCACATCGAGTCCACTAACAAGCTCTCATCATTCATAATTCTAACCATAGATTCCATATACATAAAGAAAACCAATCACAGTATGTGTTTCAGAATTCATGACTAATCACTGTTGAATCATATTGTCTTTATGTAATCCAAGCAACACAAATGGATGGTAAATCATCAAATCACTAGAAGAATGCTAGAGAGAACCTTTTGAAGAATTGCTTCAAAAAAACCTGGTGTTGTGATGATCTTGAACTCCCATTGCTCCATTCCTTTGATCTCATTTGGAACCCCACCAAGCTCATCATGGTATAAAGTTGTTATGCTGTTCATATCAATGTGCATTCCCActccttcaatttttcttttgttccaTATCATATGCTGGTCAGCTggattataatttaatatccTCATATGTCCATGACGGTTTCCAATTTCAGATTCATAGAACTCCCTTTCATAACCTTCTTCTAAATTCTTTAATGAGTTCAAGCATTGACTAAATTAAtaccaaaaatcaaatttatttaggTCAGTAAATTAACATTAACAGAAGCTTCGGAGAGTGATAAgccataaaagtaacatatttttaatcccattcttgaTGCGTAAATATGCataaagtaacatatttttatttaggtcagtaaattagtgaatttgatactcctaatcctttaaattcatgtctTTATaattaggagagcatttggaagtaaaaaggaacaaaaaagaGCTAAAATTGGACAAATAGAGCTGTTTCCAggatccacacggcctgggcatttccacacgggctgaccacacgcccatgtgccagcccgtgtTGATATTGCACATTGCTTCCCAAATACGcgaaaaaactcaatttttaggctttctgagcattctaaatctataaatactaATTAGAAGAAGATCTAAGGGTACACTGAGAGAAGATTGAAGAGAACACTCGAAGAACGCCGGCAGAAT
The Gossypium raimondii isolate GPD5lz chromosome 8, ASM2569854v1, whole genome shotgun sequence DNA segment above includes these coding regions:
- the LOC105792224 gene encoding transcription factor EGL1; the protein is MSTGVQHQERVPMNLKKQLALAVRNIQWSYAIFWSISTRQPGVLEWGEGYYNGDIKTRKTVQAVELNTDQLSLQRSEQLRQLYESLSAGESSPQAKRPSAALSPEDLTDTEWYYLVCMSFVFNIGQGLPGRTLSSGQPVWLCNAHCADSKVFGRSLLAKSASIQTVVCFPFSGGVVELGVTDLVFEDLSLIQRVKTLLLDDPQPIVSKRSIQVDGMNNDLACPALDPLILATKLSPILGCEQLETVSPDDSPDGLEPKQSREDSLLIEGINGGASQVQSWQFMDEEFSNCVHHSLNSSDCISQTIADHRKVVPLCRGENDNGLQDVEECNQTKLTSFDCQNDDRHFHEVLSALFKSSHPLILGPQFRNSNKESSFIRWQKNGLVKPQKERDETPQKLLKKILFLVPHMHDRGLIESPETNAVRDAAWRPEADEICGNHVLSERKRREKINERLMMLKSLVPANNKADKVSILDVTIEYLQALERRVAELESCRKSEARTKIERTSDNYGNNKTNNGKKSSLSKRKAFYVVDEADQEIGYVASKDGSTDKVTLSMNNKELLIEFKCPWREGILLEVMDALSILNLDCHSVQSSTTEGILSLTIKSKYKGSSVAKAGPIEQALQRIASKC